A stretch of the Lytechinus variegatus isolate NC3 chromosome 5, Lvar_3.0, whole genome shotgun sequence genome encodes the following:
- the LOC121416034 gene encoding 40S ribosomal protein S15-like, with translation MAEVEVKKKRTFRKYTFRGVDLDQLLDMSNEQLSELLHCRARRRFKRGLKRKPLALLKKLRKAKKECPALEKPEVVKTHLRNVIIVPEMVGCMVGVYNGKVFNQVEIKPDMIGHYLGEFSITYKPVKHGRPGIGATHSSRFIPLK, from the exons GCAGAAGTTGAGGTAAAGAAGAAGCGTACCTTCAGGAAGTACACCTTCCGTGGTGTTGATCTTGATCAACTCTTGGATATGTCCAA TGAGCAACTGAGTGAGCTGCTCCACTGCCGTGCCAGGAGACGATTCAAGCGTGGGCTCAAGCGCAAGCCCCTCGCCCTCCTCAAGAAGCTCCGAAAGGCAAAGAAAGAATGCCCTGCCCTTGAGAAGCCTGAGGTCGTCAAGACCCATTTGAGGAACGTCATCATTGTCCCTGAGATGGTTGGATGCATGGTCGGTGTCTACAACGGCAAGGTCTTCAACCAAGTTGAAATCAAG CCTGATATGATTGGTCATTACCTTGGTGAGTTCAGCATCACGTACAAACCTGTGAAGCACGGTAGGCCTGGTATCGGTGCCACCCACTCCTCAAGATTCATCCCACTCAAGTAA